Proteins co-encoded in one Marmota flaviventris isolate mMarFla1 chromosome 9, mMarFla1.hap1, whole genome shotgun sequence genomic window:
- the C9H11orf24 gene encoding uncharacterized protein C11orf24 homolog: MWTALMLVWLSSLSLFGSQVTSQEPGSLIPNKTENVLVKKNASLDADDKTTTVTHAPVMLTQATVAAKLTFAPASAEMTQKTNVSTPAAAPPSPIPTSVQWTPSTAAAGPPSPSSPLAGGPTSPSSPLAGGPLSSGSPLTGGPPSPGSPLAGGPPTPGSPLAGGPPSPGSPLSGGPMSPSSPLTGGPRGSALPGAAAVATEATRALAATATSTSRPSSTLRPAEHTPRSSTASPTPPARPQAQDPTVRVLPSQPVLNTTGWSTRPPDTTPEPTTTHSETPVSSTVGTVVSLTAVTATQVRAEKPTASTVPVPLTSPTPEVEATSPTTQPSRSSPTQGASGPGTLQTPEQVKTKTTPGAASTGPTPTDMCPLSTQGQYLVVTTEPLTPSLVNKTFLLAVLVLGVTLFITVLVLFALQAYESYKKKDYTQVDYLINGMYADSEM; the protein is encoded by the exons ATGTGGACAGCCCTCATGCTGGTTTGGCTTTCCTCCTTGTCCTTATTTGGAAGCCAAGTGACATCTCAGGAGCCAG GGTCCCTAATCCCTAACAAGACAGAAAATGTGTTAGTGAAGAAAAATGCGTCCCTGGACGCTGATGACAAAACCACCACAGTGACACACGCTCCTGTCATGTTGACCCAAGCGACTGTGGCAGCCAAGCTTACCTTTGCTCCAGCCTCAGCAGAGATGACACAGAAGACAAATGTGAGCACTCCAGCGGCTGCCCCCCCATCGCCTATCCCCACATCTGTACAATGGACCCCATCCACAGCAGCTGCCGGACCGCCGTCTCCCAGCTCGCCCCTCGCAGGAGGACCCACGTCTCCCAGCTCGCCCCTCGCAGGAGGACCCCTGTCTTCCGGCTCGCCCCTCACAGGAGGACCCCCATCTCCCGGATCGCCCCTCGCTGGAGGACCCCCGACTCCCGGCTCGCCCCTCGCAGGAGGACCCCCATCTCCTGGCTCGCCCCTCTCAGGAGGACCCATGTCTCCCAGCTCGCCCCTCACAGGAGGACCACGTGGCAGTGCACTGCCCGGAGCAGCAGCAGTGGCAACAGAGGCCACGCGGGCCCTGGCTGCTACTGCGACCAGTACCAGCCGTCCCAGCAGCACGCTCCGTCCTGCAGAGCACACGCCCCGCAGCTCCACGGCAAGCCCCACACCCCCGGCCCGTCCCCAAGCACAAGATCCCACCGTCCGGGTGTTGCCAAGCCAGCCAGTGCTCAACACAACAGGGTGGTCCACACGCCCCCCAGACACCACCCCAGAGCCCACCACCACCCACTCCGAGACTCCAGTGTCCTCGACAGTGGGGACTGTGGTTTCCTTGACGGCAGTGACCGCCACCCAGGTACGAGCCGAGAAGCCAACTGCCAGCACAGTGCCAGTGCCTCTCACCAGCCCAACCCCTGAGGTGGAGGCCACATCCCCCACCACTCAGCCAAGCCGGTCGTCACCCACCCAGGGGGCCAGTGGCCCAGGCACACTACAAACACCGGAGCAGGTGAAAACCAAGACCACACCTGGTGCTGCCTCCACGGGACCCACACCCACGGACATGTGCCCACTCAGCACCCAAGGCCAGTACCTGGTGGTCACCACCGAGCCCCTGACCCCGTCCTTGGTGAACAAGACGTTCCTCCTGGCGGTGCTGGTGCTCGGGGTGACCCTGTTCATCACAGTGCTGGTGTTGTTTGCCCTCCAAGCCTACGAGAGCTACAAGAAGAAGGACTACACGCAGGTGGACTACCTGATCAACGGCATGTACGCAGACTCCGAGATGTGA